The following coding sequences lie in one Nocardioides sambongensis genomic window:
- a CDS encoding transposase, whose protein sequence is MGRPPVIPAEQQTRIVMSVLAGEMTIAEAARKEKVSEQSIGRWKADFLEAGKTALVAGRSGPSTREQQLEAEVADLTQALGEAAVELRVWKKSAEGRLGPSRTSR, encoded by the coding sequence ATGGGTAGACCCCCTGTGATCCCGGCCGAGCAGCAGACTCGGATCGTGATGAGCGTGCTCGCCGGCGAGATGACGATCGCCGAGGCCGCACGCAAGGAGAAAGTGTCGGAACAGTCGATCGGGCGGTGGAAGGCCGACTTTCTCGAGGCCGGCAAGACCGCACTGGTGGCTGGCAGGTCCGGCCCGTCGACGCGGGAGCAGCAGCTCGAGGCCGAGGTCGCGGATCTGACCCAGGCCCTGGGGGAGGCTGCGGTCGAGTTGCGGGTGTGGAAGAAGTCCGCGGAGGGCCGGCTGGGCCCTTCGAGGACCTCGAGGTGA
- a CDS encoding transposase — protein MDDAKTEELAFTGFPREHWRKIWSIKPLERSTRRSQC, from the coding sequence ATGGACGACGCGAAGACCGAGGAGCTCGCGTTCACCGGATTCCCGCGCGAGCACTGGCGCAAGATCTGGTCGATCAAGCCGCTCGAGCGGTCAACAAGGAGATCCCAGTGCTGA